The Halalkalicoccus tibetensis genome contains the following window.
TCTCGTACGTCTCGTCGGTCGAGCGCTTCCAGCGGTACCGGCCCTCGCGCGACTGGCGCGTGGTCTTCACCGTCGGGATCGTCCTCGGCGCGGGGCTCTACGCGCTGGTGTTCGCCCGCGAGGTCTTCGTCACGGACGTCCAACCCTGGCGCCTCGCGCTCGGCGGCGTGCTCATCGGGATCGGCACCCGCGTCGGGAAGGGCTGTACCTCGGGCCACGGCGTCTGTGGGATCGGCTCGCTGTCGGGCACCTCGGTCGCGAACGTCGCGACGTTCATGCTGATCGCGATCGGGACCGCGCTGTTCGTCGGGACGATGGGGGTGAGTCCCTGATGCACGAGGTTCGACGAGTGCAGACGAGGAGAACCTCGGTATGGACGAGCGGGAAGGGACGACCCGCGAGTCACGAGATCCGAGCACAGCGAGGATCTCGGAACGAGCGAACGGGGAGGAACGACTCATGAGCCTCGACAATCGCGGGACGGCCCTCGTACTCGTCGGGGGGATCCTCTTCGGCTTCGGGCTGGGCTACAGCCGGATGGCCGAACCCGAGATCGTGCTCGCCTTCCTCCAGCTCACCGACTTCGGGCTGTTGTTCGTGATGGGCGGGGCGGTGATGGTCACCGCCACGGTCTTCGCGATCGCGACCCGGCGGGGCGGGCGCGCGCCGCTGACGGGCGAGCTCTACGCGATGCGCCACAAGTCCTTCGACAACAACGTGCTGTTCGGCGGGGCGATCTTCGGCGTCGGCTGGGGCCTCTCGGGGATCTGCCCCGGCGCGGCCTACGCGAGCCTCGGGCTGGGCAACTACCTCATCCTCTACGGGATCGGCGGGATGTTCCTCGGCGCCTACGTCCAGGGCCTCGCCCGGTCGTACGTCGGCGGAACCGACGCCGCCGCCGACCCGAGCTGAACGGCGGCTCCCGACACGACACTGTCGCGATCGGAAACCACGGGCCGGTCCCGCTCAGGGCCGGATCTCGCGAACGGCGACCCGTGCCGCCGCGCCGGGCCACACCCGTGCGGGGGCGACCCCGAGCGCACGCGAGAGCGCCGTCGGCTCGACGTGTGGGCCGATCCGGGCGACGGTGGTCCCGCCGACCGCGACGTCAGCCGAGAGTTCCGCGTCGACGAACCGCGAGCCGAGGGGACCGATCAGCTCCGTTATCGTCCCTAGGCTCCGGAGAACGGCGATCGCCCCGCTCACCGACTCGAGCCCGACGGTGAGGTGCGTACCCGAACCGGTCATCGAGACGGGGTGGCCCTCGACGGCGAGTTCGAGATCGGCCTCGACGGCGATCGCCCGGTCCATCAGTCGCGCTCGCGCGTCGAGATCCGCAGCGTGCCGTCGACCCGCCAGTGGGCGTAGTCGGCGTCCTCGCCGGTCTTGCTCGGGACGTCGACCTCCATCTCCTCGAACTCGTAGGTGATCTCCGCACCCCGCCCCGTCAGTCGGTCGTAGAGTCCGATCGCGAGCTCGGGCCAGGTCTCGGTCTCGTCCACTCCGTCCGCCGGATCATCAGAGCTCATCGGACCCGTCTAGGGACCCTCCCTACGTCATTGTTCACATCTGACCGATTATCGATACGAGCCCGGCTCCTTTCGCTACGGTTATGAGTGTGCACTTCATTGCCATGGGTATGCTGGCACGCACCGAGCTACGAACGCCACAACAGCGCGAATGCGAACGCTGCGGACGGCGCGAGGTATGGGACGCGACCGATGGATGTTGGCGGATCGCGACCGAGGACGGCGTACGATCGAGCGGCAACCTCCACTGTATCCATGAGTGGGACATCGACGGCACCTTCCGCCCCTACGAGTAGATGCCCACGGCCTATATCACGGCCCCGACCGACGCCGCCCCCGCGCTCGCGCGGACCCTCGTCGAGGAACGCCTCGCGGCCTGCGTCAACCGCGTCCCCTGCGAGTCGACCTACCGCTGGGAGGGCGAGGTCGTCGAGAGCGAGGAGGTGATCCTGCTCGCGAAGACCACCGACGGGCGCTTCTCCGAACTGGTCGAGCGCGTCGAGGCGGAACACCCCTACGAAACGCCCTGTATCGAACGGTTCGACGAGGAAGCGGTTCTCCCGGCGTTCGCCGAGTGGATCGAGGAATCGACCCGGTGAGGGCCGCTCAGCGAAGCTCCGACAGCACCGACAGCGCGCCCGCCGAGTAGCTCCCCTCGATGACCTCGTCGGCGGCCGCGAGCGCCGCGTCGTCGGCGTTGGCCACCGCGAACGACCGGCCGGCCGCCTCAAAAGTTGAAACGTCGTTCTCCGAGTCCCCGATGGCGACGAACTCCTCCGGCGAGCGATCGATCACCCGACAGACCGCGTGCAGCCCCTCGCCCTTCGAGATCGCGGGGTCCTTGACGTGGTAGGCGTAGCCCGTATCGACGACCTCGAGGCCGTGGTCCTCGGCCAGCGCCTCGAGAGGGGCAAGCGGCGAGGCGCGGTTGACGGCGACCTCGGTCTCGCGCCAGCGGTTCACCAGGTCGCTCTCGCCCCATCCTACACTATGGCCCGCCTCGCGGTACTCCGCGGCGACCGTCCGGGGGCCGTCCGCGTCGCCCGTCACCCGGACCTCCTCGCCCGCCAGCGCGATCCCGCCGTTCTCGGCGATCACCAGCGGCTCGATTCCGACGAACTGACAGAGCGCGACGGGATAGGGGAAGGCCTTCCCGGTGGCGATCACGACGGGGGCGGGCCACTCGCGCAGCGTCTCGAAGACGCGCGGGTCGATCGCGCTCGAGCCGTCGCCGCGGGTGATCGTGCCGTCAATGTCGAGGACGATCGGTGGGGTCATACCCTCCCTCGAACCCGGACGGGTAAACTGGCGACGGTTCCCATTTCCAGTACCATCAAAGGTTATGTTCCCGCTCATTGATGTGGGCCGTGATGCCACGAAACGTACTCATGACGGGAATCGGGGGGCTGTCGGTCGCGCTGCTCGTGACGGGCGCGCTCGGCGCGTATCGGGTGTTCTCCTATCTGGCCGCGCTGCTCATCCTCGCGACGTTCGCCGTCCCGGCGATCGAGGCGGGCGAGCGCGAGCGGTCGGTCGCGCCGTTCACCGGGCTGATCGCCGGGTTGGCGGTGTTCTTTCTCGTCGGCCTCACCGGGATCTGGCTGCTCTGGGATCCGGCGGTCGTCGAGTACAGCTACGTCCTCGGGGTGCCCGAACCCACCCTCGTCTACTTCGCGTTCATCTGGCTGCTCCCGCTTCTGGGGGCGATCTACTACTCGCTGATCTTCGACCGGATCGGCGGCGAGGGGATCGTCGACGACATCCTCGAGCGGGCGCGCGACGCCCAGCGGACCGAGCAGTTCCCGCTGGCGCCCGATCAGATCGAGCGGACGACCGACCTGGAG
Protein-coding sequences here:
- a CDS encoding YeeE/YedE family protein: MLELAPLADPFPRGIAHYLIGGLFIGLGVATIYLGTGIIAGASTFLESTLSYVSSVERFQRYRPSRDWRVVFTVGIVLGAGLYALVFAREVFVTDVQPWRLALGGVLIGIGTRVGKGCTSGHGVCGIGSLSGTSVANVATFMLIAIGTALFVGTMGVSP
- a CDS encoding DUF6691 family protein, whose translation is MSLDNRGTALVLVGGILFGFGLGYSRMAEPEIVLAFLQLTDFGLLFVMGGAVMVTATVFAIATRRGGRAPLTGELYAMRHKSFDNNVLFGGAIFGVGWGLSGICPGAAYASLGLGNYLILYGIGGMFLGAYVQGLARSYVGGTDAAADPS
- a CDS encoding HEWD family protein; translation: MLARTELRTPQQRECERCGRREVWDATDGCWRIATEDGVRSSGNLHCIHEWDIDGTFRPYE
- the cutA gene encoding divalent-cation tolerance protein CutA — translated: MPTAYITAPTDAAPALARTLVEERLAACVNRVPCESTYRWEGEVVESEEVILLAKTTDGRFSELVERVEAEHPYETPCIERFDEEAVLPAFAEWIEESTR
- a CDS encoding HAD-IIB family hydrolase encodes the protein MTPPIVLDIDGTITRGDGSSAIDPRVFETLREWPAPVVIATGKAFPYPVALCQFVGIEPLVIAENGGIALAGEEVRVTGDADGPRTVAAEYREAGHSVGWGESDLVNRWRETEVAVNRASPLAPLEALAEDHGLEVVDTGYAYHVKDPAISKGEGLHAVCRVIDRSPEEFVAIGDSENDVSTFEAAGRSFAVANADDAALAAADEVIEGSYSAGALSVLSELR